Proteins from a single region of Streptomyces sp. Tu 3180:
- a CDS encoding sensor histidine kinase, whose protein sequence is MNPVANDRRSPAGEHPTEPLTQHMQRLTQRARAFDRRHPLLWDLHFTGFWVTAALVDYTGGGWRNITHNPDTPGWLLLALSLGLSLPLLRRRTHPTAVLLAMAPFALVNAWSGAALQAALLQLVVVYHIALRLPLRSLWWASALVLTPVAISTARHGEGDWNQQIGSQLTSIVVAALIGVTVRTRRSYTEALEDRARRLEVERDQQARIAAAAERARIAREMHDIIGHNLSVITGLADGGKYAAARSPQRAAQALDAIAATSRQALGELRRLLDVLRDEETAHPAERTPQPGLTDLDRLIDGVRTAGLPVRVTAEGRPALPPGRQLTVYRVVQEALTNTLKHAGPNATAEIALSYGDKGAVTVTVTDTGTSGPAAPADGRGLPGMRERTALYGGTLEAGPRPRPEQGWRVRLHLPEETPQ, encoded by the coding sequence ATGAACCCCGTGGCGAACGACCGACGGTCACCGGCGGGGGAACACCCGACGGAACCCCTCACCCAGCACATGCAGCGCCTCACCCAGCGGGCGCGCGCCTTCGACCGGCGCCACCCGCTGCTGTGGGACCTGCACTTCACCGGTTTCTGGGTGACCGCCGCCCTCGTCGACTACACGGGCGGCGGCTGGCGCAACATCACCCACAACCCCGACACCCCCGGCTGGCTCCTGCTCGCCCTGAGCCTCGGCCTGTCCCTCCCCCTCCTGCGGCGCCGCACCCACCCCACGGCGGTCCTGCTCGCCATGGCCCCGTTCGCCCTGGTCAACGCCTGGTCCGGCGCCGCCCTCCAGGCAGCCCTGCTCCAGCTCGTCGTCGTGTACCACATCGCCCTGCGCCTGCCCCTGCGCTCCCTGTGGTGGGCGTCGGCCCTGGTCCTCACCCCGGTGGCGATCTCCACCGCCCGCCACGGGGAGGGCGACTGGAACCAGCAGATCGGTTCGCAACTGACGTCCATCGTCGTGGCGGCCCTCATCGGCGTCACCGTCCGCACCCGCCGGAGCTACACCGAGGCCCTGGAGGACCGCGCCCGCCGCCTCGAGGTCGAACGCGACCAGCAGGCCCGGATCGCCGCCGCAGCCGAACGCGCCCGCATCGCCCGCGAGATGCACGACATCATCGGCCACAACCTCTCCGTCATCACGGGCCTGGCCGACGGCGGCAAGTACGCGGCCGCCAGGTCCCCGCAACGCGCCGCCCAGGCCCTCGACGCCATCGCCGCCACCAGCCGCCAGGCCCTCGGCGAACTGCGCCGCCTCCTGGACGTCCTCCGGGACGAGGAGACGGCCCACCCCGCCGAACGGACCCCCCAGCCCGGCCTCACCGACCTGGACCGGCTCATCGACGGCGTCCGCACCGCGGGCCTCCCCGTCCGCGTCACGGCCGAAGGCCGGCCCGCCCTCCCCCCGGGCCGCCAGCTCACCGTCTACCGCGTCGTCCAGGAGGCCCTCACCAACACCCTCAAGCACGCCGGCCCGAACGCCACCGCCGAGATCGCCCTCTCCTACGGCGACAAGGGCGCCGTCACGGTCACGGTCACCGACACGGGAACCTCCGGGCCGGCCGCCCCCGCCGACGGCCGCGGCCTTCCCGGAATGCGCGAGCGAACCGCCCTGTACGGCGGCACACTTGAGGCCGGCCCCCGCCCCCGCCCCGAACAGGGCTGGCGCGTCCGCCTGCACCTCCCGGAGGAAACCCCGCAGTGA
- a CDS encoding ATP-binding cassette domain-containing protein — translation MITAQELTKRYGDRTVVTDLSFTVRPGTVTGFLGPNGAGKSTTLRMVLGLDAPTRGHATVGGRSYAAHPAPLTEVGALLEARSVHPGRTAHHHLRALALTHGIPRSRVEHVLGLTGLTDVAHRRVKGFSLGMGQRLGIAAALLGDPAAVVLDEPVNGLDPEGVLWIRTLLKSLAAEGRTVLVSSHLMSEMALTAEHLVIIGRGRLLADTTVTDFVRHSGTGTVKVVTPDAADLVRHLTAPGVGITADAPGRLTVRGTDAEHIGRTAAAHGIPLFELTPSTASLEEAFMDLTRDAVEYTATPEGAAA, via the coding sequence ACAGGAACTCACCAAACGCTACGGCGACCGGACCGTCGTCACCGACCTGTCCTTCACCGTCCGCCCCGGCACCGTCACCGGCTTCCTCGGCCCCAACGGCGCCGGCAAGTCCACCACCCTGCGGATGGTCCTCGGCCTGGACGCCCCCACCCGCGGCCACGCCACCGTCGGCGGCCGCTCCTACGCCGCCCACCCCGCACCCCTCACCGAGGTCGGCGCCCTGCTGGAGGCCCGCTCCGTCCACCCCGGCCGCACCGCCCACCACCACCTGCGCGCCCTCGCCCTCACCCACGGCATCCCGAGGAGCCGCGTCGAACACGTCCTGGGCCTCACCGGCCTCACCGACGTCGCCCACCGCCGCGTCAAGGGCTTCTCCCTCGGCATGGGACAGCGCCTCGGCATCGCCGCCGCCCTGCTCGGCGACCCGGCCGCCGTCGTCCTCGACGAGCCGGTCAACGGCCTCGACCCGGAGGGCGTCCTGTGGATCCGCACCCTCCTCAAGTCCCTGGCCGCCGAAGGCCGCACGGTCCTCGTCTCCTCCCACCTGATGAGCGAGATGGCCCTCACCGCCGAGCACCTGGTCATCATCGGCCGCGGCCGGCTCCTCGCCGACACCACGGTCACCGACTTCGTACGCCACTCCGGCACGGGCACCGTCAAGGTCGTCACCCCGGACGCCGCCGACCTCGTGCGGCACCTCACCGCCCCCGGCGTCGGCATCACCGCCGACGCCCCCGGCCGGCTCACCGTGCGCGGCACCGACGCCGAGCACATCGGCCGCACCGCCGCCGCCCACGGCATCCCCCTGTTCGAACTCACCCCGAGCACGGCCTCCCTGGAGGAGGCGTTCATGGACCTCACCCGCGACGCGGTCGAGTACACCGCCACCCCGGAAGGAGCGGCGGCATGA
- a CDS encoding response regulator transcription factor, with protein sequence MTTVLIADDQPLQRFGFRMLLESQDDLTVLGEAANGAEAIRMTAELHPDVVLMDVRMPGLDGIEATRRIVATGDRTRVLILTTFDLDEYAYAGLRAGASGFLVKDAQPEELLSGIRSVATGDAVVAPSLTRRLLDAYAHHLPTAAPDPAMPTAPVPDPRLTALTDREREILTVIGRGWTNTEIATRLHLAESTVKTHVSRILAKTGSRDRVQAVILAYDTRLVEPSQNGPGHEQR encoded by the coding sequence GTGACCACCGTCCTCATCGCCGACGACCAGCCCCTCCAGCGCTTCGGCTTCCGGATGCTCCTGGAGAGCCAGGACGACCTGACGGTCCTGGGCGAGGCGGCGAACGGCGCCGAAGCGATCCGCATGACGGCCGAACTGCACCCCGACGTGGTCCTGATGGACGTCCGCATGCCCGGCCTGGACGGCATCGAGGCCACCCGCCGCATCGTCGCCACCGGCGACCGCACCCGCGTCCTGATCCTCACGACCTTCGACCTCGACGAGTACGCCTACGCCGGCCTGCGCGCGGGCGCCTCCGGCTTCCTCGTCAAGGACGCCCAGCCGGAGGAACTCCTCTCCGGCATCCGCTCCGTGGCCACCGGGGACGCGGTCGTCGCCCCGAGCCTGACCCGCCGCCTCCTGGACGCCTACGCCCACCACCTCCCGACGGCCGCCCCGGACCCCGCCATGCCCACCGCCCCCGTCCCCGACCCCCGCCTGACCGCCCTCACCGACCGCGAACGCGAGATCCTCACGGTCATCGGCAGGGGCTGGACCAACACGGAGATCGCCACCCGCCTCCACCTCGCGGAGTCGACGGTGAAGACCCACGTGAGCCGCATCCTGGCGAAGACGGGCTCGAGGGACCGCGTCCAGGCCGTGATCCTGGCCTACGACACCAGACTGGTGGAGCCGTCCCAGAACGGACCGGGGCACGAACAGAGGTAG
- a CDS encoding ABC transporter permease, whose protein sequence is MSTATAPTVTTAPAYRVTPSRVLRSEWHKLWTLRSTWVNLVLTGALTLAMGVGISAAYDGTGEGGLDTVVFVLLGTQFATVNLAVLGILATAGEYSTGQIRATMTAVPRRLPVLWAKAAVLAAVAFVLSLGTNLLTFPLAQSFLTGTDQSAALGDPGVLRGLAGNAVGLTLLTVMALGLGAVARSIPLATGAYIGLVMILPEVLRMLPHAVVDDAVRHFPAKALESLTAARTGPDTTSPGTALLALALWAAASLAVAAVTLRRRDV, encoded by the coding sequence ATGAGCACCGCGACCGCCCCCACCGTCACCACCGCCCCGGCGTACCGGGTCACCCCGTCCCGCGTCCTGCGCTCCGAGTGGCACAAGCTGTGGACGCTCCGCTCCACCTGGGTCAACCTCGTCCTCACCGGCGCCCTCACCCTCGCCATGGGCGTGGGCATCAGCGCCGCCTACGACGGCACCGGCGAAGGCGGCCTCGACACGGTCGTCTTCGTCCTCCTCGGCACCCAGTTCGCCACCGTCAACCTCGCCGTCCTGGGCATCCTCGCCACCGCCGGCGAGTACTCCACCGGCCAGATCCGCGCCACCATGACCGCCGTGCCGCGCCGCCTGCCCGTCCTGTGGGCCAAGGCCGCCGTCCTGGCCGCGGTCGCCTTCGTCCTCAGCCTGGGGACCAACCTGCTCACCTTCCCGCTGGCCCAGTCCTTCCTCACCGGCACCGACCAGTCGGCCGCCCTCGGCGACCCCGGCGTCCTGCGCGGCCTCGCCGGCAACGCGGTCGGCCTGACCCTCCTCACCGTCATGGCCCTCGGCCTCGGCGCCGTCGCCCGCTCGATCCCCCTCGCCACCGGCGCCTACATCGGCCTCGTGATGATCCTCCCGGAGGTCCTGCGGATGCTCCCCCACGCCGTCGTCGACGACGCCGTCCGCCACTTCCCCGCCAAGGCCCTGGAGTCCCTCACCGCCGCCCGGACCGGCCCGGACACCACCTCCCCCGGCACCGCCCTGCTCGCCCTGGCCCTGTGGGCGGCGGCCTCCCTCGCGGTGGCCGCGGTGACCCTGCGCCGCCGGGACGTCTGA